Proteins from a genomic interval of Microbacterium abyssi:
- a CDS encoding S9 family peptidase, translating into MPQPYGTSPFGTWSSPFAAADIASSAPRIDGARFVGDEIWWGESVPAEGGRVTVRSSSGDVLLPEPWSARSRVHEYGGGAWTVDDEGTLFFVDAGDQRVYRMPRGGEPEPLTAPGPNHGGLRVQSGRLLAIREDLTGAQHRRSIIEIPTDGGEATVIVATSGFVAHPALSPDGERIAWVQWSDRHMPWQLAQLHVAGLEGDTIASTPTRAALQPEWLSDTELVYADDPSGRWQLQRIALDGLERVSDATALTSTDADTGYGLWVLGNRWFQPLADGRIVAVRTNGSDEIVVIDTDGTARMLDVPAGAHVSVDDVDGTRVLLSGGGSGVSAGLWSVDVDSGKVTRIRGGAPTPPDWMPPAEQLTIDGAHGPVHAFDFAPANPDASAPDGELPPYIVFVHGGPTAHVAGAASAAIAYYTSRGIGVLDVNYGGSTGYGRDYRERLDGQWGVVDVDDVLAAARGLAESGRADPARIAIRGGSAGGWTVLSALVRGGVFAAGISRYGVTDLRMLARDSHDFEKHYIDGLVGPLPEAEQVYIDRSPLTHADRIDVPVLLLQGEDDRVVPPSQSEAIRDALAARGIPHEYVLYPGEGHGFRRAETIVDALERELAFLGRAFGFTPSP; encoded by the coding sequence ATGCCCCAGCCGTACGGAACTTCGCCCTTTGGAACATGGTCCTCGCCGTTCGCCGCCGCCGACATCGCCTCCTCCGCGCCCCGCATAGACGGCGCCCGCTTCGTCGGCGACGAGATCTGGTGGGGTGAATCGGTGCCGGCAGAGGGCGGGCGCGTGACGGTACGGAGCTCGTCCGGCGACGTGCTGCTCCCGGAGCCGTGGAGCGCGCGATCTCGCGTGCACGAGTACGGCGGCGGAGCGTGGACCGTGGACGACGAAGGAACGCTGTTCTTCGTCGACGCCGGCGATCAGCGGGTGTACCGGATGCCGCGCGGCGGCGAACCCGAACCGCTGACCGCGCCCGGACCGAACCACGGCGGGCTGCGGGTGCAGAGTGGGCGTCTGCTGGCGATCAGAGAGGACCTGACCGGCGCGCAGCACCGGCGGTCGATCATCGAGATACCCACCGACGGTGGCGAGGCGACCGTGATCGTCGCGACGTCCGGGTTCGTCGCGCATCCTGCACTCTCCCCCGACGGCGAGCGCATCGCGTGGGTGCAGTGGAGCGACCGGCACATGCCGTGGCAGCTCGCGCAGCTGCACGTGGCCGGCCTCGAAGGCGACACCATCGCGTCCACTCCGACTCGTGCGGCGCTGCAGCCGGAGTGGCTGAGCGACACCGAGCTCGTGTATGCCGACGACCCGAGTGGACGCTGGCAGCTGCAGCGCATCGCCCTGGACGGGCTCGAGCGAGTCTCGGATGCCACCGCACTGACGTCCACCGACGCCGACACCGGCTACGGCCTGTGGGTCCTCGGCAACCGCTGGTTCCAGCCGCTCGCCGATGGCCGTATCGTCGCGGTGCGCACGAACGGGTCCGATGAGATCGTCGTGATCGACACCGACGGCACCGCCCGCATGCTCGACGTCCCCGCCGGCGCCCACGTCAGCGTCGACGATGTCGATGGCACGCGTGTGCTGCTGTCCGGCGGAGGCTCGGGCGTCAGTGCCGGGCTCTGGAGCGTGGACGTCGACTCCGGCAAGGTCACGCGCATCCGCGGCGGCGCACCGACGCCTCCCGACTGGATGCCGCCGGCAGAACAGCTCACTATCGACGGTGCTCACGGACCTGTGCACGCCTTCGACTTCGCGCCCGCGAACCCCGACGCATCCGCCCCCGACGGAGAGCTGCCGCCCTACATCGTGTTCGTGCACGGCGGGCCCACTGCCCACGTTGCCGGTGCGGCATCCGCCGCCATCGCCTACTACACGAGTCGGGGCATCGGCGTGCTCGACGTCAATTACGGAGGCTCCACAGGCTACGGCCGTGACTACCGGGAGCGGCTCGATGGACAGTGGGGCGTCGTCGACGTCGACGACGTGCTGGCCGCCGCGCGCGGTCTCGCCGAGTCCGGACGCGCCGACCCCGCGCGGATCGCGATCCGCGGCGGATCGGCGGGCGGCTGGACCGTGCTGTCGGCTCTGGTGCGCGGAGGAGTGTTCGCGGCCGGCATCAGCCGGTACGGCGTCACCGATCTGCGGATGCTGGCGCGGGACTCGCACGACTTCGAGAAGCACTACATCGACGGGCTCGTCGGCCCGTTGCCCGAAGCCGAGCAGGTGTACATCGATCGGTCACCGCTCACCCACGCCGACAGGATCGACGTGCCGGTGCTGCTCCTGCAGGGCGAGGACGACCGGGTCGTGCCCCCGTCGCAGTCCGAGGCCATCCGCGACGCGCTGGCGGCACGCGGCATCCCGCACGAGTACGTGCTGTATCCGGGTGAAGGCCACGGGTTCCGCCGGGCGGAGACGATCGTCGACGCGCTGGAGCGAGAACTGGCGTTCCTCGGGCGGGCGTTCGGGTTCACCCCTTCGCCCTGA
- a CDS encoding methylenetetrahydrofolate reductase, producing the protein MPPEFATLDSSRVPFSFELYPPRSASSEESLHETIHRLADAGPDFISVTYGAGGSTGGRSLEVLRFIRENTDVEPLAHLTCVGNTYAGAAALIREFLDAGILSFLALRGDPPAGRTEPFLGDPPAGRTEPFLGDLETSAQLVQLIGRVQAERVPYEETPIPGLPGAARITSRRHVNIAVAAFPNGHPRATHRTQDVEALLAKQAAGATFAITQLFFHSDDYSAFVERARAAGATIPILPGIMPITSPARLARVLELTGEDLPSELAIALEIEPTAEGRREIGIEWAARLTREVVAAGAPGVHLYAFNQHETVLTVLAEAGLLPALRS; encoded by the coding sequence ATGCCACCCGAGTTCGCGACGCTCGACAGCTCCCGCGTGCCCTTCTCCTTCGAGCTGTATCCGCCGCGCTCCGCCTCGAGCGAAGAGTCGCTGCACGAGACCATCCACCGGCTCGCGGATGCCGGTCCCGACTTCATCTCCGTCACCTACGGCGCAGGGGGATCGACGGGCGGCCGGTCGCTCGAGGTGCTCCGCTTCATCCGCGAGAACACCGACGTCGAGCCGCTGGCGCACCTGACCTGCGTCGGCAACACCTACGCCGGTGCGGCCGCGCTCATCCGCGAGTTCCTGGATGCCGGCATCCTGAGCTTCCTCGCCCTCCGCGGCGATCCGCCTGCCGGCCGGACAGAGCCCTTCCTCGGCGATCCGCCTGCCGGCCGGACAGAGCCCTTCCTCGGCGACCTGGAGACGTCGGCGCAGCTCGTGCAGCTGATCGGCCGCGTGCAGGCCGAGCGCGTCCCGTACGAGGAGACGCCGATCCCCGGGCTTCCCGGCGCCGCACGCATCACCAGCCGCCGCCACGTCAACATCGCCGTCGCCGCCTTTCCGAACGGGCATCCGCGGGCCACGCATCGAACGCAGGACGTCGAGGCGCTCCTGGCCAAGCAGGCGGCCGGGGCCACCTTCGCGATCACGCAGCTGTTCTTCCACTCCGACGACTACTCCGCGTTCGTCGAACGCGCCCGCGCAGCCGGAGCGACGATCCCCATCCTCCCCGGCATCATGCCGATCACGTCGCCCGCGCGACTCGCCCGTGTGCTCGAGCTGACCGGTGAGGATCTGCCCAGCGAACTCGCCATCGCGCTGGAGATCGAGCCGACCGCCGAGGGCCGACGCGAGATCGGCATCGAGTGGGCCGCCCGCCTCACCCGAGAGGTCGTCGCCGCCGGTGCCCCCGGCGTGCACCTGTACGCGTTCAATCAGCACGAAACCGTCCTCACCGTCCTCGCCGAGGCGGGCCTGCTGCCCGCACTGCGTTCGTAG